One part of the Ruegeria sp. SCSIO 43209 genome encodes these proteins:
- a CDS encoding peroxidase family protein — MLDVDDLIKLGFKISPPVTSYLAAIRLANAAKIHRPRPYTMGADYTTWPGVFSHRWIGRHTTPEDLSPVLPSESEVADLFRRRTQMDGSPLTLMCPQGSTLLFISAAQWFTDSFLRTFGAKGPVDQTDSNHEVDLCQIYGLNDFQTDMLRERDPDTNELTHRLAFRLDTQGEMWAPKLFQKNQSGGVKLAPPFDGSLATGENYGKPLHDPCKLWNAVKRAHPGLSDHAIDQLLLDFHATGLDNGNGTIGYIAINTLMLRAHNTFADLLWREKRGISGWDKERVFQTTRCTLIALLIKLVLEDYIAHIANMPFKLPVGVNRWQPWHHSNQIAIEFNLLYRWHSMIPERFIIDGAQVGPEGFRFNPRLVEQTGLAEMIRSLSRQPAARMSLRNTPDFLFQRPAPGAPAPVEATIALTRKARLPSLNTYRHHFCRKPHSNFTEMVGDQPFADELIADLSRLYCDVNRVELFPGLFAEQHKGDVIMGDLMTSMVAYDAITQLMNNPMVSKNLYSAETFSEKGFQLLKKTSSFSQVARFVGLDLQPEDCTLGRRPGGT, encoded by the coding sequence ATGCTGGACGTTGATGATCTGATCAAACTCGGATTCAAGATCTCCCCACCCGTTACGAGCTATTTAGCCGCGATCAGGCTTGCAAACGCCGCGAAGATCCACCGACCGCGGCCCTATACGATGGGCGCAGACTACACGACATGGCCCGGCGTGTTTTCCCATCGCTGGATCGGTCGGCATACAACGCCAGAAGACCTCTCACCCGTCCTGCCGTCGGAAAGCGAAGTTGCTGATCTCTTTCGCCGACGGACACAAATGGATGGCAGCCCGCTTACCTTGATGTGCCCGCAAGGATCGACACTTTTGTTTATCTCGGCCGCACAATGGTTTACCGACAGTTTCCTGCGCACCTTTGGGGCGAAAGGACCGGTTGATCAGACGGATTCGAACCACGAGGTCGATCTGTGCCAAATCTACGGGCTGAACGATTTTCAGACCGACATGCTGCGCGAACGCGATCCCGATACCAATGAATTAACCCACCGGTTGGCCTTTCGTCTGGATACACAAGGCGAGATGTGGGCCCCGAAGCTGTTTCAAAAGAACCAATCCGGTGGTGTTAAGCTTGCGCCCCCCTTTGATGGCAGTCTTGCCACTGGCGAGAATTACGGAAAGCCCCTGCACGATCCATGCAAGCTGTGGAATGCGGTGAAACGGGCGCATCCGGGTCTCAGCGATCACGCGATTGACCAGCTACTGCTCGATTTTCATGCAACCGGGCTCGATAATGGCAATGGTACCATAGGTTATATCGCGATCAATACACTGATGTTGCGCGCCCATAACACCTTTGCCGATCTGTTGTGGCGCGAAAAGCGCGGCATATCAGGCTGGGATAAAGAGCGTGTGTTCCAGACCACACGCTGCACCTTGATCGCATTGCTGATCAAGCTTGTGCTTGAGGACTACATCGCCCACATCGCCAATATGCCATTCAAACTGCCTGTTGGCGTCAATCGCTGGCAACCGTGGCATCATTCCAACCAGATCGCGATTGAGTTCAATTTGCTCTACCGCTGGCATTCGATGATCCCCGAGCGATTCATAATCGACGGCGCACAGGTTGGCCCGGAGGGGTTCAGATTCAATCCACGACTGGTCGAACAAACGGGCTTGGCGGAAATGATCCGATCATTGTCGCGCCAACCTGCGGCCCGCATGTCGCTGCGCAACACGCCCGATTTCCTGTTCCAAAGGCCTGCGCCCGGTGCTCCTGCCCCTGTCGAAGCTACAATTGCCCTGACGCGTAAGGCGCGTCTTCCGTCGCTGAACACTTATCGTCATCATTTCTGCCGCAAACCGCATTCAAACTTTACTGAGATGGTTGGTGATCAGCCGTTTGCGGACGAATTGATTGCCGACCTGAGCCGGCTTTATTGCGACGTCAATAGGGTCGAGTTGTTCCCTGGTCTCTTTGCGGAACAGCACAAGGGCGATGTGATCATGGGCGATCTGATGACATCGATGGTGGCGTATGACGCAATCACGCAGCTTATGAACAACCCGATGGTGTCCAAAAACTTGTACTCGGCTGAGACTTTTTCAGAGAAAGGTTTTCAGTTGTTGAAGAAAACTTCGTCATTCTCGCAGGTGGCGCGTTTTGTTGGCTTGGACCTGCAACCCGAAGACTGCACTTTAGGTCGACGTCCCGGCGGGACCTAA